From one Aquicella siphonis genomic stretch:
- a CDS encoding response regulator transcription factor, translated as MPGFVIIKDLSSNYLNANLNTVNEFGLKNSDLLFGYSDLTIPHPLSHNGQFYRNLDLEVIQTGEPMKGICTFPFQGLIRPYRFRKSILKDLEGNNIATYSHAEECMDPLLIRFIHNLVAGHPLKHKNNKTTVTNSFILNKEYRGTALSTPESCCLFFLIRRKTISEIAGLLNLPVDVISSCVENIKNQLNANSIRDILDISIEKGYINIVPPGVLAQRHHTQNQSLSLNTQKPENSETAILPDNPKADYPVKLTNRELDCARLLMKGCKIKEIASIINLSPRTVETHINNLKMKFSCRDKVELIIRLRDIKNMDQIKHQFNLD; from the coding sequence ATGCCAGGTTTCGTAATCATCAAGGATCTCAGCTCCAATTACCTGAATGCAAATTTGAATACTGTAAATGAATTCGGTTTGAAAAATTCAGATCTATTATTTGGCTACTCAGACCTGACCATACCACATCCGTTATCACACAATGGACAATTCTACAGAAATCTTGATCTCGAAGTAATACAAACGGGTGAACCTATGAAAGGGATTTGTACTTTTCCATTTCAAGGTCTCATTCGTCCATACCGCTTCAGGAAATCAATACTGAAAGATCTGGAAGGAAATAACATCGCAACTTACTCTCATGCCGAAGAATGCATGGATCCATTACTCATTCGATTCATTCACAATCTTGTTGCTGGCCATCCACTCAAACACAAAAACAATAAAACAACCGTGACAAACAGTTTCATCTTGAATAAAGAATACCGCGGCACAGCCTTATCAACACCCGAATCATGTTGTTTATTTTTTCTAATCCGCCGAAAAACAATATCTGAAATTGCAGGTTTGTTAAATTTGCCTGTTGATGTCATTAGCTCCTGTGTAGAAAATATTAAAAATCAGTTAAATGCAAATAGTATCCGTGATATCTTGGATATATCCATCGAGAAAGGATACATTAACATCGTTCCGCCAGGCGTTCTCGCCCAACGCCATCACACACAGAATCAATCACTCTCATTGAATACTCAAAAACCTGAAAATTCTGAAACGGCAATCTTGCCTGATAATCCCAAAGCAGATTATCCAGTCAAATTAACAAACCGTGAACTTGATTGCGCCAGGTTATTGATGAAGGGCTGCAAGATCAAGGAAATCGCATCCATCATCAACTTATCACCCCGAACGGTTGAAACGCACATAAACAATCTCAAAATGAAATTTTCCTGTCGCGACAAGGTAGAGTTGATAATCAGATTGAGGGATATAAAAAATATGGACCAGATAAAGCATCAATTCAATTTGGATTGA
- the budA gene encoding acetolactate decarboxylase, producing MKEDYDLKNCSSTNAVYSRLGSYISLFVLSCSVYAGPIHEIRLAAPAVSLFQLGNASALFSGAIEGEITYRQLKTKGDFGLGTFNGIRGEMVALDGNFYKIGQKGETIPVNPDWKTPFVELVTFSQNKAVHFDMVRDYVVLKQSISSKLENKNIPYAIKVTGIFKFLKLRSRSPRVALRTQDVIEETYFVENVKGTLVGFWFPEYLLSLTVPEFHFHFIADDRRLSGHVLELKAENVDVTINRINQIELAFPQTHVYKNAKITAATLDRYNRAQMNGAN from the coding sequence ATGAAAGAAGATTATGATTTGAAGAATTGTTCCAGTACAAATGCTGTCTATTCACGGTTGGGCAGTTACATAAGTCTGTTTGTTCTAAGCTGCAGTGTATATGCTGGACCAATCCATGAGATAAGATTGGCGGCTCCCGCTGTGTCATTGTTTCAATTGGGAAATGCCAGTGCATTATTTTCAGGCGCGATTGAAGGTGAGATAACCTATCGTCAGTTAAAAACGAAAGGTGACTTTGGGCTGGGAACATTCAATGGTATCCGCGGAGAAATGGTCGCATTGGATGGGAACTTCTACAAAATCGGGCAAAAAGGGGAAACGATTCCGGTCAATCCGGACTGGAAAACGCCTTTTGTGGAGCTGGTCACATTTTCTCAAAATAAGGCGGTGCATTTCGATATGGTAAGAGATTATGTAGTATTGAAGCAATCCATTTCGTCTAAATTAGAAAATAAAAATATTCCCTATGCAATAAAAGTCACAGGAATATTCAAGTTTCTAAAATTACGAAGCCGTTCACCCAGGGTCGCGCTGCGGACGCAAGATGTGATTGAGGAAACCTATTTTGTGGAAAATGTTAAAGGTACGTTGGTGGGATTTTGGTTTCCTGAATACTTGCTCAGTCTCACTGTTCCCGAATTTCATTTTCATTTTATTGCGGATGACAGAAGGCTGTCAGGTCATGTATTAGAGTTAAAAGCGGAAAATGTCGATGTCACGATCAATAGAATTAATCAAATCGAATTAGCGTTTCCGCAAACACATGTTTACAAAAATGCAAAAATTACTGCCGCAACATTAGATAGATACAATAGGGCGCAAATGAATGGCGCAAACTGA
- a CDS encoding cupin domain-containing protein, producing MKIKRMGLLVILCFLSAGVFANNIHVVRADGDLKWIDMPNSAGKYAIIAGDPKREDLFVIRIKFPANYSIAPHYHDHYEYDTVISGSCYIARGNEFKKRNGVLATAGTFVSIPPRLSHYGWTGPEGAVIQISGMGPWKPRYE from the coding sequence ATGAAAATCAAACGAATGGGTTTGCTGGTAATTCTTTGTTTTTTGTCAGCCGGCGTATTTGCAAATAATATTCACGTTGTTAGAGCTGACGGAGATTTGAAATGGATAGATATGCCCAATTCGGCGGGCAAATATGCTATTATTGCCGGAGATCCAAAAAGGGAAGATTTATTTGTTATCAGAATAAAATTTCCAGCCAATTATTCTATTGCGCCGCATTACCATGATCATTATGAATACGACACTGTGATATCTGGTAGCTGTTATATCGCCAGGGGAAATGAGTTTAAAAAGAGAAATGGGGTATTAGCGACAGCGGGTACGTTTGTCTCAATTCCTCCGCGTCTGTCCCATTATGGTTGGACTGGTCCTGAAGGAGCTGTTATTCAGATAAGCGGCATGGGTCCCTGGAAGCCGAGATATGAGTAA